From the genome of Papaver somniferum cultivar HN1 chromosome 2, ASM357369v1, whole genome shotgun sequence, one region includes:
- the LOC113350676 gene encoding uncharacterized protein LOC113350676, protein MSVSLTPSALRCESFCSDTSPSIAPSQATSDASTIPTPLASNSNYLVVVQNNPTKYKSLVGALRYLTWSRPDINFVVNQAGSPNDRRLTSSFCILFFYNSISWSAKKQYNVARSSTEAECHALAHTAAEVVWLCQLL, encoded by the exons ATGTCTGTTTCACTTACTCCTTCTGCTCTCAGATGTGAATCATTTTGTAGTGATACTTCTCCTAGTATTGCACCATCACAAGCTACTTCTGATGCTTCTACTATTCCTACACCACTTGCTTCAAATTCCAATTATTTGGTTGTTGTTCAGA ATAATCCTACAAAGTATAAATCTCTTGTTGGTGCTCTTCGGTACTTAACATGGAGTAGGCCAGATATTAACTTTGTTGTAAACCAA GCTGGTTCTCCAAATGATAGGCGTTTAACAAGTAGTTTCTGCATTCTTTTTTTCTATAATTCCATTTCTTGGTCAGCTAAGAAACAATATAATGTTGCCAGATCAAGCACTGAGGCTGAGTGTCATGCTCTTGCTCATACTGCAGCTGAGGTGGTTTGGTTATGTCAGCTTCTCTAG
- the LOC113346989 gene encoding aldehyde oxidase GLOX1-like: MPTARVMGDMTLLPDGNVLIVNGASSGTAGWEIARNPVLSPVIYRPDSAVRSRFQVQNPSKTPRMYHSTAVLLRDGRVLIGGSNTHVGYVFSGVDFPTDLTLEAFSPAYLGTEFASIRPTILLPTAQTSLNYGEILRVRYRISGTLSPRKVTVTMVSPSFTTHSYSMNQRLLHLGGGNSLKVAASEYVTQVRTPTNSILAPSGYYLLYVIHQGIPSVGTWVHIK; this comes from the coding sequence ATGCCCACAGCTAGAGTCATGGGTGATATGACTTTACTTCCTGATGGCAACGTTTTGATTGTCAATGGTGCTTCAAGTGGGACAGCCGGGTGGGAAATTGCACGAAACCCTGTTCTAAGTCCGGTCATTTATCGACCAGATAGCGCAGTCCGATCAAGATTTCAAGTCCAAAATCCATCAAAAACGCCAAGAATGTATCACTCTACAGCAGTTTTACTGAGGGATGGTAGGGTCTTAATAGGAGGTAGTAATACTCATGTTGGTTACGTTTTCTCCGGAGTTGATTTCCCGACTGACTTAACTTTAGAAGCGTTCTCACCGGCATATTTGGGAACGGAATTCGCCAGTATCCGACCTACCATTTTATTGCCCACAGCACAAACAAGTCTAAACTATGGAGAGATTTTAAGAGTTCGATATAGGATTTCAGGTACACTTAGCCCACGGAAAGTAACCGTGACAATGGTGTCGCCTTCATTCACGACTCATTCCTATTCCATGAATCAAAGGTTGCTGCATTTGGGAGGTGGAAACTCCCTCAAGGTTGCAGCATCCGAGTATGTTACCCAAGTTAGAACGCCTACAAATAGCATTCTTGCTCCATCCGGGTATTATTTGCTGTATGTTATTCATCAAGGTATTCCTAGTGTCGGAACTTGGGTTCATATCAAGTAA